A window of Variovorax sp. PBL-E5 contains these coding sequences:
- a CDS encoding ABC transporter ATP-binding protein produces MARVTLEGLGKHFGADKIIDHVDLEIKEGEFLTLLGPSGCGKTTTLRIVAGFLSPNVGRVLFDGKDVTRVPTQSRKLGMVFQDYALFPHLTVAENVGFALKSHGMRKADADKRVNELLALIRLPAVANRYPLELSGGQQQRVAIARALAHTPAVLLMDEPLGALDLKLREAMQNELHSIQRQLGITTIYVTHDQEEALSLSHRIALMRFGRIEQLDTPKEIYSRPKTPFAAFFLGKVNFLQGHVVGRVGSNYEIKVGRETLLCPIDGQHQSFDLDAHVVLGVRPEQLRLNQAQQAGGQNVLHGRIAREKFIGKVVQFDVEVDSGATIVVDGSLEQAKGVGSHVQLVWDARMTHLYPFAEDPELGITRAEDKRRAIGAPAAIDARGDLETNRMAPA; encoded by the coding sequence ATGGCGCGCGTCACACTAGAAGGTCTTGGCAAGCACTTTGGCGCGGACAAGATCATTGACCATGTCGACCTCGAGATCAAAGAGGGCGAATTCCTGACCTTGCTCGGCCCGTCCGGTTGCGGCAAGACGACGACCCTCCGGATCGTGGCGGGATTCCTGTCGCCGAACGTCGGGCGCGTGCTGTTCGACGGCAAGGACGTCACCAGGGTGCCCACGCAGAGCAGAAAGCTGGGCATGGTTTTCCAGGACTACGCGCTCTTTCCGCATCTCACCGTGGCCGAGAATGTCGGTTTCGCACTGAAATCCCATGGAATGCGCAAGGCAGACGCAGACAAGCGAGTCAATGAGCTGCTGGCCCTGATTCGCTTGCCCGCGGTGGCAAATCGCTATCCGCTCGAACTGTCGGGCGGCCAGCAGCAGCGCGTGGCCATTGCGCGGGCACTGGCCCACACGCCCGCTGTGTTGCTGATGGACGAGCCACTGGGTGCGCTGGACCTGAAATTGCGAGAGGCCATGCAGAACGAACTGCATTCCATTCAGCGACAGCTGGGCATCACGACGATCTATGTGACGCACGATCAAGAGGAAGCGCTGAGCCTGTCGCACCGCATCGCCCTGATGCGCTTCGGCCGTATCGAACAGCTCGATACGCCGAAAGAGATCTACTCCAGACCGAAGACGCCGTTCGCTGCGTTCTTTCTCGGGAAAGTCAACTTCCTGCAGGGTCATGTGGTCGGTCGCGTCGGAAGCAACTACGAGATCAAGGTGGGGCGCGAAACCCTGCTCTGTCCCATCGATGGCCAGCACCAGAGCTTTGACCTTGATGCGCATGTCGTGCTCGGCGTGCGCCCGGAACAGCTGCGGCTGAACCAGGCGCAGCAAGCCGGCGGCCAGAACGTTCTCCACGGTCGCATCGCGCGAGAGAAGTTCATCGGGAAGGTCGTGCAATTCGACGTCGAGGTCGATTCCGGTGCCACCATCGTGGTGGATGGCTCGCTCGAACAGGCCAAGGGCGTCGGCTCCCACGTGCAGCTTGTGTGGGACGCGCGCATGACACACCTCTACCCCTTCGCCGAAGATCCGGAGCTTGGGATTACCCGTGCGGAAGACAAGCGGCGAGCGATCGGCGCTCCGGCTGCGATCGACGCCAGAGGAGACTTGGAGACGAATCGGATGGCTCCGGCATGA
- a CDS encoding extracellular solute-binding protein → MAMAQGQRFDGVTLRVGTYGGPWGDAVKASVGKKLEAMGAKVEYVIGNPAENFSKVVSARGRAMPIDVMEIGPAERIAMTRNDFLEDLPVEKIPNLAKLSVKVADKKAIAHQMVENGILLRTDKFEADKLPIPKKFEDLQDPKFASRVAFPDVTTPQHWPAVAAMSSDAGGSEATPEKGFEQALKMKPLYYYGAATELAQKMTMGDVIVAPSHAGMAVRLHNAGQPVEFVHPQIGTKRGEVEYNYLGIIKGTKNLDAAAAFVNAFLDTQAQAEFAKPMGVVPTNREAREILMKDPVMSRFMLLSDKDIANAYTMDWSKVDVEKWRGAWARTVSK, encoded by the coding sequence ATGGCCATGGCGCAGGGCCAGCGTTTTGATGGCGTCACGCTGCGTGTAGGCACCTATGGCGGTCCTTGGGGCGATGCGGTCAAGGCCAGCGTGGGCAAGAAGCTCGAAGCCATGGGCGCGAAGGTCGAGTACGTCATCGGAAACCCCGCCGAGAACTTCTCCAAGGTCGTCAGCGCGCGCGGCCGAGCCATGCCGATCGATGTGATGGAGATAGGGCCTGCCGAGAGAATCGCGATGACCCGCAATGACTTCCTGGAGGATCTGCCGGTCGAAAAGATTCCGAACCTGGCCAAGCTCTCGGTCAAGGTCGCCGACAAGAAGGCCATCGCGCATCAGATGGTCGAAAACGGCATCCTCTTGCGTACAGACAAGTTCGAGGCCGACAAACTCCCGATCCCGAAGAAGTTCGAAGACCTTCAGGATCCGAAGTTCGCGAGTCGCGTTGCATTTCCCGATGTCACGACCCCTCAGCATTGGCCCGCCGTCGCGGCAATGTCGAGCGACGCAGGAGGCAGCGAAGCGACGCCGGAGAAGGGATTCGAGCAGGCCCTGAAAATGAAGCCGCTCTACTATTACGGCGCCGCGACCGAGCTCGCGCAGAAGATGACGATGGGCGACGTCATTGTTGCGCCATCGCACGCGGGAATGGCGGTCAGATTGCACAACGCAGGTCAGCCGGTCGAGTTCGTGCACCCGCAGATCGGAACCAAGCGCGGTGAGGTCGAATACAACTATCTCGGCATCATCAAGGGTACCAAGAACCTCGATGCCGCCGCGGCCTTCGTCAATGCATTCCTGGACACGCAGGCTCAAGCGGAATTTGCCAAGCCGATGGGCGTCGTGCCGACCAATCGCGAGGCGCGTGAGATTCTGATGAAGGATCCGGTCATGAGCCGGTTCATGCTGCTCTCGGACAAGGACATTGCCAACGCCTACACCATGGACTGGTCCAAGGTCGACGTCGAGAAATGGCGCGGCGCTTGGGCGCGCACGGTGAGCAAGTAA
- a CDS encoding ABC transporter permease — MRAAAIRRWMAFGLCLLVYLYLVAPVIVVAGASLDQGSMFAAIFPPQSIGLRWYYEIPEKYLHALAISATAAAIASVISGALGTLAALGVVRGKIPGTEWLRALFRAPLQIPFVVTGVVFLQFYYGLQAFTGVELAATLPGLIVAYVFVGTPYTVNTVGAVLERLNPRLDEAAAILGASRWSTFWRVTFPLIRPGLMAGMLYAFIIAFGDVPLSIFLSSPDYATLPVVIFQTLQFDFSPTVLSISTLIALMSVFSLWLVQRFVGLDFVAKR, encoded by the coding sequence ATGCGTGCTGCAGCGATTCGGCGCTGGATGGCTTTTGGCCTTTGCCTCCTCGTCTACCTCTACCTTGTTGCCCCCGTCATCGTGGTGGCCGGCGCGTCCCTGGATCAGGGATCGATGTTCGCCGCCATATTCCCTCCGCAATCCATCGGGCTGCGCTGGTACTACGAGATTCCGGAGAAGTACTTGCATGCGCTGGCGATCAGCGCGACGGCCGCGGCCATCGCATCGGTGATCTCGGGCGCTCTGGGCACCCTTGCCGCGCTCGGCGTGGTCCGCGGAAAGATTCCGGGCACGGAATGGTTGCGCGCTCTCTTTCGGGCTCCGCTGCAGATTCCGTTCGTCGTCACCGGCGTGGTCTTTTTGCAGTTCTATTACGGCCTCCAGGCGTTCACGGGCGTGGAACTCGCCGCGACGCTTCCCGGCCTGATCGTCGCTTACGTATTCGTCGGGACGCCTTACACGGTGAACACGGTCGGCGCCGTGCTGGAGCGCCTGAACCCGCGGCTGGACGAGGCGGCTGCAATTCTCGGCGCGAGCCGGTGGAGCACGTTTTGGCGGGTCACCTTTCCATTGATCCGCCCCGGGCTCATGGCAGGCATGCTCTACGCATTCATCATCGCGTTCGGCGACGTTCCGCTCTCGATCTTTCTCTCGTCCCCGGACTACGCCACGCTGCCGGTGGTCATCTTCCAGACGCTGCAGTTCGACTTCAGTCCTACCGTGCTATCGATCTCCACACTCATCGCACTGATGTCTGTCTTTTCGCTCTGGCTGGTCCAGCGCTTCGTCGGCCTTGACTTCGTAGCCAAACGCTAA
- a CDS encoding ABC transporter permease: MRQVDDPRLWRLLLIAPLAVSLLLFAVPQYFFITTSFHQNLGYGRIGDAFTLDNYHRIFTDSLFVAALVRTVALSAITALVCLVLGFPVAYVLARAQSKWTSFLLGLLVTATFITPVVKDLGLIILLSKNGVVNGLLGAVGAISAPVVWLGSEAGVVIGLAHYTLPLIVLMLHTIIQTVPRSLEDAAHAHGASRLRVFYGVIIPIVKPGLVAAALMVFNLAAGAFTTPALLGGGRVLTFSILIQRAVILDVDYPFAAALSTLLLVFVFALNLLSGYLMIKQTRARPVAKKPSSKGASPARLTLKGA; encoded by the coding sequence GTGCGCCAAGTCGACGACCCCCGTCTCTGGAGATTGCTGCTCATTGCGCCACTTGCCGTGTCGCTTTTGTTGTTCGCAGTGCCCCAGTATTTCTTCATCACGACCAGCTTCCACCAGAACCTCGGGTACGGCCGCATCGGCGATGCGTTCACGCTCGACAACTACCACCGCATCTTCACGGACTCGTTGTTCGTCGCGGCGCTGGTACGCACGGTGGCCTTGTCGGCCATCACCGCGCTGGTTTGCCTGGTCCTCGGGTTTCCCGTCGCCTACGTTCTTGCACGGGCCCAGTCCAAATGGACTTCGTTCCTTCTCGGACTGCTGGTGACCGCCACCTTCATCACCCCCGTGGTCAAGGATCTGGGTCTCATCATCCTGCTGAGCAAGAATGGCGTCGTGAACGGCCTGCTTGGCGCAGTCGGCGCGATCTCGGCGCCGGTCGTCTGGCTCGGATCCGAAGCCGGCGTGGTCATCGGGCTGGCGCACTACACGCTGCCGCTGATCGTTCTCATGCTGCACACCATCATCCAGACGGTGCCGCGCAGCCTCGAGGACGCCGCCCATGCGCATGGGGCGTCTCGTTTGCGGGTGTTCTACGGCGTCATCATTCCCATCGTGAAGCCTGGCCTGGTCGCAGCAGCCTTGATGGTCTTCAACCTCGCCGCAGGTGCGTTCACGACACCTGCCTTGCTCGGCGGAGGACGCGTGCTCACGTTCTCCATCCTGATCCAGCGGGCGGTGATTCTGGACGTGGACTATCCGTTCGCGGCAGCGTTGTCGACCTTGCTGCTGGTTTTCGTATTTGCGCTCAATCTGCTGTCCGGCTACCTGATGATCAAGCAGACGCGCGCACGCCCAGTGGCCAAGAAGCCGTCCTCGAAGGGCGCGTCCCCTGCCCGACTGACTTTGAAGGGAGCATGA
- the cofE gene encoding coenzyme F420-0:L-glutamate ligase yields the protein MRVELFSLPAIPEVHPGDVLSTLIDRAMRGMGERWQEGDVIAIAQKIVSKSEGRFRCLADIAPGTRALEISHQCGKDARKVQAILDESTDILRVVPAPPDGIIIARHVQGWVCANAGIDESNLGDAEGQLLLLPLDPDASASRIASDIEAESGIRPGVVITDTFGRPWRKGLVNIALGADGIDPFVDWVGRNDAYGRRLAVTQQALADEVAAASGLLMAKDAATPVIVLRGLSWARSDQPSCRRYVRALTEDLFQ from the coding sequence GTGCGCGTCGAACTGTTTTCACTTCCAGCCATCCCTGAAGTTCATCCCGGGGACGTGTTGAGCACGCTCATCGATCGCGCGATGCGTGGCATGGGCGAACGGTGGCAGGAAGGCGATGTCATCGCCATCGCCCAGAAAATCGTCTCGAAGTCCGAAGGGCGTTTTCGATGTCTGGCCGACATTGCGCCCGGTACACGGGCGTTGGAGATCTCTCATCAGTGCGGCAAGGACGCGCGCAAGGTTCAGGCCATTCTGGACGAGAGCACGGACATCCTGAGGGTCGTCCCCGCGCCCCCCGACGGCATCATCATTGCCCGGCATGTGCAGGGGTGGGTCTGCGCGAACGCGGGTATCGATGAATCGAATCTGGGTGACGCGGAGGGACAGCTTCTGCTGCTTCCGCTCGATCCGGACGCCAGTGCTTCTCGAATTGCCTCGGACATCGAGGCAGAGAGTGGCATCCGACCTGGCGTGGTGATCACCGATACCTTCGGCAGGCCGTGGCGAAAAGGGCTAGTCAATATCGCTCTTGGTGCAGACGGCATCGATCCTTTCGTGGACTGGGTAGGCCGCAATGACGCCTACGGCCGCCGCCTGGCCGTGACCCAGCAGGCTCTTGCCGACGAAGTCGCCGCAGCCAGCGGCCTGTTGATGGCCAAGGATGCTGCAACGCCGGTGATCGTGTTGCGCGGGCTGTCGTGGGCCCGAAGCGACCAACCCAGTTGCCGGCGCTACGTGCGGGCGCTGACTGAAGATCTGTTTCAGTAG
- the cofC gene encoding 2-phospho-L-lactate guanylyltransferase, with protein sequence MKTVIAIPMKDTADAKTRLAPVLSPARRAHLALTLFDRAVDFFGASVPRAERVVITSSPSIATRARAAGAMVLSEGRAQGLNRAAAIALSWARANAFDRLVIVPADIPVWLFQEVEVLLTAMVERDVVIAAAHDEGTNALALNPARVGEFEFSYGIQSALKHEAVCLARGLSHETRRFPFLGHDIDTIEDCLVLSQSLLEAKVH encoded by the coding sequence ATGAAGACCGTCATCGCGATTCCAATGAAGGACACGGCGGATGCAAAGACACGATTGGCGCCTGTTCTTTCTCCGGCTCGGCGTGCGCACCTGGCACTCACCCTGTTCGACCGCGCGGTGGACTTCTTCGGTGCGAGCGTGCCCCGCGCGGAGCGCGTGGTCATCACCTCATCGCCTTCGATTGCCACTCGCGCGCGCGCGGCGGGAGCCATGGTGTTGAGCGAAGGACGTGCGCAAGGCCTCAACCGGGCTGCTGCGATCGCGCTGAGTTGGGCGCGTGCGAACGCCTTCGATCGCCTTGTCATCGTGCCAGCCGATATTCCGGTCTGGCTGTTTCAGGAGGTCGAGGTGCTGCTGACGGCCATGGTCGAGCGCGACGTGGTCATCGCAGCTGCGCACGACGAAGGGACCAATGCGCTGGCGCTCAACCCCGCGCGCGTGGGGGAGTTCGAGTTTTCCTATGGCATTCAATCGGCTCTCAAGCACGAGGCGGTGTGCCTGGCGCGTGGGCTCAGCCATGAGACCCGGCGTTTCCCATTCCTCGGCCACGATATCGACACCATCGAAGATTGTCTGGTGTTGAGCCAGTCGCTGCTCGAAGCCAAGGTTCATTGA
- the cofD gene encoding 2-phospho-L-lactate transferase — MTSRPECLKVVVLAGGVGGARMARGFARIPSVKLSVVVNVGDDDWFHGLKVCPDLDTVLYTLSGVVNRSQGWGVADDATRALDTLRKLESPDTWMTLGDADLGLHIYRTQALRSGQMLTQTMSHVARRFGLGASLLPVSDQECPTLVDTEEGLLRFQEWFVKSRGMPRVRGLSFQGAAQASVTLEVSQAFSNADLIVIAPSNPLLSIDPMLAIQGFRTLVSESKAPRVAISPLIRGRAVKGPLVKLLEDLEAPATSEAIASHYAGLVDAFVVDQEEPAEVVAGVAHHMRALQMPTLMSDEARSQELAGKLLAWHQSI; from the coding sequence ATGACCAGCCGGCCGGAATGTCTGAAGGTCGTCGTTCTGGCCGGCGGTGTCGGCGGCGCAAGGATGGCTCGGGGATTTGCGCGCATTCCGAGCGTGAAGCTGAGCGTCGTCGTGAACGTCGGCGACGATGACTGGTTCCATGGGCTGAAGGTATGCCCGGACCTGGACACTGTGTTGTACACGTTGTCGGGTGTCGTCAATCGCAGTCAGGGCTGGGGCGTTGCAGATGACGCGACGCGCGCGCTCGACACCTTGCGAAAACTCGAATCTCCCGACACCTGGATGACGCTCGGCGATGCCGACCTGGGACTTCACATCTACAGGACGCAGGCCTTGCGATCAGGGCAAATGCTGACCCAGACCATGTCCCATGTGGCGCGGCGCTTTGGACTCGGGGCGTCGCTTTTGCCGGTATCCGACCAAGAGTGCCCGACACTCGTCGATACCGAAGAGGGACTGCTGCGCTTCCAGGAATGGTTCGTCAAGTCACGTGGAATGCCGCGGGTTCGGGGACTCAGCTTCCAGGGAGCGGCGCAGGCCAGCGTCACCTTGGAAGTCAGCCAGGCGTTCTCGAACGCGGACCTCATTGTGATTGCGCCTTCGAATCCCTTGCTGTCGATAGATCCGATGCTTGCGATCCAGGGCTTTCGCACGCTTGTTTCGGAATCGAAGGCACCTCGGGTCGCCATCTCCCCGTTGATTCGAGGTCGCGCAGTGAAGGGGCCCCTCGTCAAGCTGCTCGAAGACCTCGAGGCCCCGGCGACTTCCGAGGCCATCGCAAGCCACTATGCAGGCCTCGTGGACGCCTTCGTCGTCGACCAGGAGGAGCCTGCCGAGGTGGTTGCCGGCGTTGCGCATCACATGCGCGCGTTGCAAATGCCGACGCTCATGTCCGATGAGGCGCGCTCGCAAGAACTGGCTGGCAAGCTGCTCGCCTGGCATCAAAGTATTTGA
- the cofH gene encoding 5-amino-6-(D-ribitylamino)uracil--L-tyrosine 4-hydroxyphenyl transferase CofH: MPSPENHQPKALDQLDVPIEQLLGPCSAAVRGVIDRILSGTELSRLDGEILFRASTQELPALMRAADIVRRQRSGSDVSFVIVRNINFTNVCYMGCRFCGFAKRKEDEEAQWIGMEEVAHRAQVAWDRGATEVCMQGGLHPDLPPTYYRDLTRAVKKQVPGMHIHAFSPFEIWFGAHKRKMPTKEFLLELKDAGLGSMPGTAAEILDVEVRRKLTRNKLTTQAWVETIRAAHEVGLRSTSTIMYGHVDGPEHWAAHIDLLRSIQKDTGGFTEFVPLGFVHSESPLYVEKAIPGVRAGATMEEHIKMHAIARLMLTKWIDNIQVSWVKLGAERAADLLHAGVNDMGGTLMDESISRSAGADFGEELTPPEMVKLIRHTGRRPVRRNTLYHVVEAYDDHDPIDLGTLKARAHDPIKFIKNAATQREIA; encoded by the coding sequence ATGCCGAGCCCCGAAAACCATCAACCCAAGGCGCTTGACCAATTGGACGTGCCGATCGAACAGCTCCTGGGGCCATGCAGTGCCGCAGTACGCGGTGTGATCGACCGTATCTTGAGCGGCACGGAACTCAGTCGATTGGACGGGGAAATTCTCTTCCGTGCTTCAACCCAAGAGCTGCCGGCGCTGATGCGCGCCGCCGACATCGTGCGGCGGCAGCGGTCCGGCAGCGATGTGAGCTTTGTGATCGTCCGAAACATCAACTTCACCAACGTCTGCTACATGGGCTGCCGCTTTTGCGGCTTTGCCAAGCGCAAGGAAGACGAGGAGGCGCAGTGGATCGGCATGGAGGAGGTGGCGCATCGCGCGCAGGTGGCCTGGGATCGTGGCGCGACGGAGGTCTGCATGCAGGGCGGACTTCACCCCGATCTGCCCCCGACGTACTATCGCGACTTGACGCGCGCCGTGAAGAAGCAGGTTCCCGGGATGCATATCCATGCGTTCTCGCCTTTCGAGATCTGGTTCGGCGCCCACAAACGCAAGATGCCTACGAAGGAGTTCTTGTTGGAGCTCAAGGATGCGGGATTGGGGTCCATGCCTGGCACGGCGGCTGAGATCCTAGATGTCGAGGTCCGTCGAAAGTTGACGCGGAACAAGCTGACGACGCAGGCATGGGTCGAAACAATCCGAGCCGCGCACGAAGTCGGTCTGCGCAGCACGTCGACGATCATGTACGGCCATGTGGATGGACCGGAGCATTGGGCCGCGCACATCGATCTGCTTCGCTCGATTCAGAAGGACACGGGTGGATTCACGGAGTTCGTGCCGCTGGGCTTCGTGCATTCGGAATCGCCGCTGTATGTCGAGAAGGCGATCCCCGGGGTTCGTGCGGGTGCGACCATGGAGGAGCACATCAAGATGCATGCCATCGCCCGCTTGATGTTGACGAAGTGGATCGACAACATCCAGGTCTCCTGGGTGAAGCTCGGCGCCGAGCGTGCTGCAGACTTGCTGCACGCCGGCGTGAACGACATGGGTGGGACACTCATGGACGAGTCCATTTCGCGGTCGGCAGGTGCGGACTTCGGAGAGGAGCTGACGCCGCCGGAGATGGTGAAGCTCATTCGCCACACCGGGCGAAGGCCGGTTCGACGCAATACGCTCTACCACGTGGTGGAGGCCTATGACGACCACGATCCGATCGACCTGGGTACGTTGAAGGCGCGGGCCCATGATCCGATCAAGTTCATCAAGAATGCGGCCACGCAGCGGGAAATCGCATGA
- the cofG gene encoding 7,8-didemethyl-8-hydroxy-5-deazariboflavin synthase CofG, with the protein MTASEFLLYEHAEGTLLRRLLERAAEKRDEAWGKTATYSRKVFIPLTNLCRDSCGYCTFVKQPGEPGAGYLGPDQVMSIVRRGQELGCKEALFSLGEKPELRYPEAAAMLRDLGYETTLDYTVAMCRMVLEHSSLVPHVNLGTMTRAEMARVKQVSGSAGLMLENISRRLVRTGMAHHACPDKVPVQRIRTLEAAGLESVPTTTGILIGIGETWSERLQSLQAIAQIHEQHGHIQEVIVQNFRAKPGTLMARHREPDLTDMLRTLAVARLILPASISLQAPPNLSEEFEAYLDAGINDWGGVSPLTADHINPERAWPAVDEIAFRSEEKGIRLVERLTTYPAYLNQPERYTAELPRAALRRLARADGYALNQAHHPMDPAALVS; encoded by the coding sequence GTGACTGCTTCTGAATTCCTTCTCTACGAACATGCGGAGGGAACGCTTCTGAGGCGACTTCTCGAGCGCGCTGCGGAGAAGCGCGACGAGGCCTGGGGAAAGACAGCGACGTACTCACGCAAAGTTTTCATCCCCTTGACCAATCTATGCCGTGACAGCTGCGGCTACTGCACCTTCGTCAAGCAACCGGGCGAGCCCGGCGCGGGATACCTCGGCCCGGATCAGGTCATGAGCATCGTGAGGCGAGGCCAGGAACTTGGGTGCAAAGAGGCTCTGTTCTCGCTCGGCGAGAAGCCCGAGCTTCGATATCCCGAGGCTGCCGCCATGCTGCGCGACCTCGGATACGAGACGACGCTGGACTACACAGTCGCGATGTGCAGGATGGTGCTCGAGCACAGCAGCCTCGTGCCACATGTCAATCTAGGGACGATGACTCGTGCCGAGATGGCGCGAGTCAAACAGGTGTCGGGCAGTGCCGGCCTGATGCTGGAGAACATCAGTCGCCGGCTGGTGCGGACAGGCATGGCCCACCACGCCTGTCCCGACAAGGTGCCCGTGCAGAGAATCCGAACATTGGAAGCCGCGGGTCTGGAGTCGGTGCCCACGACGACCGGCATTCTGATCGGTATCGGAGAGACCTGGTCCGAACGCCTCCAGAGCCTCCAGGCGATCGCTCAGATCCACGAGCAGCATGGGCATATCCAGGAGGTGATCGTGCAGAATTTTCGCGCCAAGCCTGGCACCTTGATGGCGCGGCATCGGGAGCCAGATCTGACGGACATGCTGCGCACGCTCGCTGTGGCGCGATTGATTCTTCCAGCGTCGATCTCGCTGCAGGCGCCACCCAATCTGAGCGAAGAGTTCGAGGCCTATCTGGACGCTGGCATCAACGATTGGGGTGGTGTCTCGCCATTGACGGCCGATCACATCAATCCCGAGCGGGCCTGGCCTGCGGTGGACGAGATCGCTTTCCGTTCGGAGGAAAAGGGAATCCGGTTGGTTGAACGCCTCACCACCTATCCTGCTTACCTGAATCAACCCGAGCGGTACACCGCTGAACTGCCCAGAGCTGCGCTGAGGCGCCTGGCGCGCGCGGACGGCTATGCCTTGAATCAGGCGCACCACCCGATGGACCCGGCTGCGTTGGTCAGCTGA